GGGAGAGTGTCTTTTCACCAAGTCGGTGAGTTCAAGAACTGCCTGTGATTGCCCCAAACCACGACAGTTCCAACTGAGGCAATTCATTGGGTTTGGCGGGGCTGTTCAACAGCCTCCACCACTTCAAGATAGTCATCCTTGGCATGTTGAATACCCTGATGATGTTTGGTAGGAAATTCTGATGATGACTCATTCTCTATGAAATCACGTTTTCTGGCAGAGTGATGCTCAAAACCCAGATGTTGATTGCCTGTTGTTGCACGAGTTTTTCTTGTCCAAGTTGGTAAGACTTGAAGCGTGGTAGAGGAGTGTGGAACCCTAGCTGATTCACGTGCTTCACTAGAATTGGTTTGGAGTGAACTTGATTTAGTGGCATGTGATTTGTCATTATTGGAATTTAATTCTGCCTCCTTCCCATTATCAAATTTTGCTAATTCCGTGTCAATCTCCTTTAACTTAGCAGTAAATTCCTGATAATTCGTGTGGCCAACAATTTGAGAGGTAATTGGGGCATTAATTGTGCTTGAATGAAATTCAGACTCCTCTTGATGTATATCAATAACGGGATGAGTCTTAACACCTGACTTAAAGGTTGAGTTAATACCACAATTATCACCCTTCATTGATTCCCTTTGCACCTCTGTCACTTGAATAACGGTTGAGCATGCATTAAAGACCAAATGGGGAGTGGACGATTGGCTTGCTTCATGACCGACCTCCCAATTCCGACCATCATTGTTCTCTTTTCCTCGAGACTCATCGGTGCCTGTCCTATCTTAGCAGAATTATTAGCATCCATTGGGGAAGGtgaaacttcaaattttttccTCACCGTGTAAAAACCTGGCACCGTCAATCCCATCTTTCTTGTTTGAATGAAAGCTGGAGCTCATAATCCTGGACCAAATTGTCTATCCTCTGGTTTCAAAGTCCCTTCACTGTCAATCCAAATTTCACAATCCTTATTGATGATGATTTGATCGTCAGTTGATTTATGATCGTCCAGATGAAACTGTTCCTCGCCAGACCAATCTTCTGCAACTCGTGAACGAACGAAAGGAGGTAGTTTGCCGGCGTTGTGCCTGCAAAaaggtctccgatgccaaagtcagtaagATTGACAAAGGAGAACAATGGGAGTAATTTTCTAGAGTGTTTTCTTACCCTGCCCCTCTCGGGGTTTAGCTCTTTTATATGTGTGTTTGTAGGTCCTTTCTTCTAGCCGTTGGTGGAGTCTTGATGGAGGCTTTAATCTAGCCTGGTAACGTCTTTGCTGGGTGTTAATGATGAGCTGCCATTCCCAACGGTCTGAAGGTTGATTAATGTCTTGTAACCGCTCCGCGAAGGGTAGGAACGAGTGTCCGGATGTTTGAGCGACGACCTTCTCTCTTGGGACGATTTTATCAAGATCGTCCATCTCTTGTCTTCTGTGGACGATTACCATTTTGGTCGGGCGTATCAGTTGCCCCCTATTCCATGGTCGTTCATTATTTGGACGATTATAGGAATATGAAGAGTTTGTTATGaccattcattttttattcatttatttttcagtaATGGCGCTTGGAATTCTGCTCCGCATTGATTGCGTAGTGGCGGCTATGAATCCTCTTAGCGCCACGTGTTTGGTTTCTACTGGTAGGAGTGCCTCGTTTCCGGTGAGtgtcttttcagttttcccgcACTTTCCAAGGCAGAAACGTTTGATCTCttttggtttttcctttttccatttcTCCATTGTCTGTGCAGTTGTTCTCTCCTACGCGTATTTTGCTCCTCAACTCCTCAGTTTTCTTCCTAACTTCCAGGTACGCCCACCCCATTTTacgcttttctttccttttcagttttcccttgCATTTGTGTCGCTtgaattctttttccttttctgtacTGGTTTCTCCTCTCACTGAGTGGTggggttaggtttttttttttctttttctctcctttaaTGGTGGACACCTTCGAAGTTAGGCGTAGCTTCCCTTCCGTAGCCTTTCTTCTTGCCCGCCTAGGTTCCTTGGTAGAGCTTTCTGGTGACCTATTGGGTGCGCCTTCCCTCGCCGGTTCATACCCTGTGGTGGAGGAATTTGTTAATAGGGGTTCTGGGTTAGGTTCGGCGTTGGGTGTTTTATACCCCCTTCTGTTGGAGTCTCAGGCTTGGTTTCGGTCTATTAGAGGGCAACTAAGAGGGGAAAATATGGGTTTAGAGGAAGGGTTAGGTGATCTAGAGAGGGGTTCGTCCTCAAATGTGGTTGAGGAAGAGACCGGGATCGTCGCTATAACCACCACTCCTTCCCGTGTTCCTTCGTCCTCCCATTCCCCTGTTCCGGCGACGGCCCGTCGATTTCATGCCCTGAAGGAAAATTGCTCCTTAAAAGTTGAGGTTTTTAGTAAGTTTAAGGACAGATTTCAATTTCCAGAGGGAACTAAGGCTCGTCTACCCAGGAAGGGCGAAAAAGCTTGTGCCTTTGCCCACGGAGAGGTTTGCTTTTACGAGGCAGCTTTTTCGTGTGGCCTCCGATTCCCCGTCCATCCATTCATAATGGAGCTTCTTTACCATTTTAACCTTGCACCGGGGCAAATTATGCTTAACTCTTGGAGAATAGTGATTAGCTGCATGGTGATCTGGACGACCATTGCTGACGGGGATATGATCTCAGTTAATGAGTTTGTCTACTTGTATCGTCTGAAAGAGTCCAGGGAGTTTGGGTACTACGAGTTCGTCCCTTGGTCTAGGAAGGCCCGTCTGGTAGCTGACCTTCCGTCGTCCTTTCGCTACTGGAAGTCAAGATACTTCTTTGTATCTGGGGACGGTTGGGAGACGCTGCCCGACGATCTGTGGGGGAATGTTCCTAGGTTGCTGCGACGATGGGAGACCCCGTTGATTGGTGCGTGTCTCCCAATGTTGTTGggccctctcttttttttttttttttttttttttttttttttttgtgtcttgaCGTCGTCCTTTTGCAGTGAAAGACCGTCCGGAGCTAGAGGCCAGGTTTGCCAAGCGAGTGCAGGCTGCTCTTGAATACGCCAGGACGATAGAAGATTTTGGAGAGCTGATTGATCCGCGAACCTTGGCTCGTCACTGCCTGGGGCCAGAACCTTCACTTTACGTTCTCAGTACTCTTGACCGTGAAGAGAGAAAACGTAAGTTGCACTTCacgctttttctttgtgtttgctGGCATTCTTTTTACTCGTCCTTACGCCTCTTTTTTTATTCGTCCTTGGTAGAAATGACGTCAAAATTCAACAAGGAGATGTATGCTAAAATCAAGGGCAAAAAGAATGAGCCCCTTTCCAGCATAGGCCAGAAGCGGCTGAGGATCACGGACAGGGAGAAGGAGAAAGAGGTAGTGGAGAGAGGGTCGTCCACACCTACCCTTGATCTGGACGAAGGTCTGGTTGCATCTCCTGGAGTCTCAATCGAGGAGGTTGCTCGTCCCTCGAAAAAGCAGAAAGCTGCTAGCAAGGGAAAAGGGAAAGCTGATGCCAGCGTTTGGTCAGATGCAGGGACGGCCATGGACCGTGCTACCGAGCTCTTTACCCCTGCTGAGATGAGGGAAGTTACGAGCATCCCTTCACACGAGATGGTGAGCCGCCACGTCCACAAACTCGTGCAGGTGAATCGTCATacaccttgtttttttttttttttttttttttttttttttttttttttcgtttttcatctttgttgttttttattgagCTAACTTTTATTAACTTTGTATTCGTCCATAGGTGTTGGGGGAGACCATGCACATCACCACTCAGTACCTGGCAAATGAGGAGAAGGCCGTCGTGGCCAACTCGAAGGTAGACGCTTTGGAGGCTGAAGCTTCTGGTTTACGCAAGGACTTGATCGCAACTATGGACTCTCTCAACGCTTCTAAGGAGCAAGTCCGCGTGCTGACGGAGCAGCTGGATTCTGAGAGACAAACCGTGAAGCAGAAGGACGAACTTCTAGCGACGGCTGCTCAGAAGATGAAGGTTGCAGTAGCCAAAGCCGTCACTGCCTTCCAATCCTCTGAAGAATACAACACCCTTCTCTTCCAGTGGTACTTTAAAGGGTTCGAGCTGCTGCGAAGGTATCTCGTCAAGCATGGTCCTGCCGTGAGCCTTGACGATCTGGACTTTGAAGCCGTTGACAAGGAGATTGAGGAGGACGAGGCGGCTCAAACAGGAGTGTCCACCGGCGTTGAACCACCTCAGGCTACCCAGGACGATGAAATTCCCCCTTCAGCCTAGTTTGCCTTAagaaaatttccattttttttttattttatttattattttttttttttatgcaccaAGTGAAGAACAGTAGTTGTTTGGATGCCCCTCCTGTTTTTGGGGCCCCTTTTTGaacaatttatatttgaatttataaatGTTTGTGCTTGCTCATTTGATTTTTGGAAATGTTTCCCATTACCTGACTTTCTGGTCGTCCTGTATGGATAAAATCGTGTTGATCACTTTGAAGGGTTTGTCCCTCTTGTACAGATGAGACCATGTTGTGCGATGTACATGGACATCGAGGGAATTTAGCCTTAGAGGCGACGTCCATCTCTTTAAGGAACTTTTGTCGTCGTGGTGCTTCGATGTACTTCGTCCAAAGAATTTTGCCGTCATTATTCTTTAGATGACGTGATTTGTATCCATTGAGGACGTAATTTAGTTTTCAAGGTCGACGCACATCCATTATCGTTACTAAGCCATGTACGTCcatttcaggagtttcatggtcattaagctttttagggacgatgtacatccatttaaggaattttatcgtcattaagctttttagggacgatgtacatccatttaaggaattttatcgccattaagctttttagggacgatgtacatccatttaaggaattttatcgtcattaagctttttagggacgatgtacatccatttaaggaattttatcgtcattaagctttttagggacgatgtacatccatttaaggaattttatcgccattaagctttttagggacgatgtacatccatttaaggaattttatcgccATTAAGCTTTTTTAGGGACGATCTCCTGTGCTTATCTTTGGACACAGTGATGAATGACTTGCTCGATAATATTCAAAGGATGCTGGATAATACTCATAACTCGAACAATTGCTTACATAAGATAGAAGTATCAAATTGGTTTTACAATGAAGTTtatggttccttttcgtaatacctctttagatgCTCAACGTTCCATGGACGAGGTAGTCTTTTCCCTTCTGAATCCTCCAGGTGATAGCTGCCCTGACGCGAATAATGGACgactctgtagggtccttcccaggaCGGTCCCAACTTACCATGTGCTGGGTCCTTTGTGGCAGGGGTGACTTTTCTAAGGACGAGGTCACCAATGTTGAATCTTCTTAGCTTCACTCTTTGATTATAATATTCTGCTATCTTCTGCTGGTACTTCGCCATTTTCTCAGCTGCCTGATCTCTGATCTCGTCCAGGCTGTCTAAGTTTTCCTTCAATTGGTTCTCATTGGTTTGTTCGTCAAAGAATTCCCTCCTCAAGCTTGTGAGACCAACCTCGACTGGTATGACTGCTTCTGTGCCATATGTTAGACTGAATGGTGTTTCTCCAGTTGGTGTCCGTGctgtcgtcctgtatgcccatagggCGCCTGGCAGTTCCTCAGGCCACATTCCTTTTGCCCCCACCAATCGGGACTTGATGATCTTCAGCAGGGTCCGGTTGgttacttccgtctgtccatTGGCCTGGGGATGCCCTGGCGATGAATACTTATTTTTGATACCTAAGTTCGAGCAAAATGACCTGAAGCTGTGGCTGTCGAACTGACGACCGTTGTCTGATATGATCGTCCTTGGTATACCAAACc
This DNA window, taken from Quercus robur chromosome 2, dhQueRobu3.1, whole genome shotgun sequence, encodes the following:
- the LOC126700918 gene encoding uncharacterized protein LOC126700918, with protein sequence MALGILLRIDCVVAAMNPLSATCLVSTGRSASFPLFSPTRILLLNSSVFFLTSRFFFFFFSPLMVDTFEVRRSFPSVAFLLARLGSLVELSGDLLGAPSLAGSYPVVEEFVNRGSGLGSALGVLYPLLLESQAWFRSIRGQLRGENMGLEEGLGDLERGSSSNVVEEETGIVAITTTPSRVPSSSHSPVPATARRFHALKENCSLKVEVFSKFKDRFQFPEGTKARLPRKGEKACAFAHGEVCFYEAAFSCGLRFPVHPFIMELLYHFNLAPGQIMLNSWRIVISCMVIWTTIADGDMISVNEFVYLYRLKESREFGYYEFVPWSRKARLVADLPSSFRYWKSRYFFVSGDGWETLPDDLWGNVPRLLRRWETPLIVKDRPELEARFAKRVQAALEYARTIEDFGELIDPRTLARHCLGPEPSLYVLSTLDREERKQMTSKFNKEMYAKIKGKKNEPLSSIGQKRLRITDREKEKEVVERGSSTPTLDLDEGLVASPGVSIEEVARPSKKQKAASKGKGKADASVWSDAGTAMDRATELFTPAEMREVTSIPSHEMVLGETMHITTQYLANEEKAVVANSKVDALEAEASGLRKDLIATMDSLNASKEQVRVLTEQLDSERQTVKQKDELLATAAQKMKVAVAKAVTAFQSSEEYNTLLFQWYFKGFELLRRYLVKHGPAVSLDDLDFEAVDKEIEEDEAAQTGVSTGVEPPQATQDDEIPPSA